In Amyelois transitella isolate CPQ chromosome 3, ilAmyTran1.1, whole genome shotgun sequence, a single genomic region encodes these proteins:
- the LOC106140127 gene encoding insulin receptor, translating into MKRRGERRAWPAAAALLLALVCSVHAAEPARIAPDICPSMDIRNSPENLINRLKGCRVIEGQLSIVLMEKDNPDTFKNVSFPELREVTDYIKIYRVRGVRNLGTLFPNLTVVRGMRLYKDYAIVIYDNEHIESLGLRSLMRIQRGGVRIQHNDRLCYTETIDWSKIVAKDMENVIIRSNYDPRLCGLCPDAQERSVDVAMPTVGQCPTDSTGMLLCWDDKHCQKTCPSECGESGCMSDKSCCHRTCLGGCSGPTSRDCFVCKNYSFGYGNEKKCVEDCPFGTYKLKARCVSSSECRAMPHSSTDLQGRPSVVKAYKIYNDSCVLICPSGYMEEGDEKNASCVPCPGAWCRNNCSGAKIDSIAAVEQFRGCTHVRGKLEIALRSSGGNTMSILEQSLGEIREVEGCLQVTRSYMLVSLMFFKNLRTITGAPLPECKGQVLNIFNNPNLELLWNFETHGPLNITGGSLYIHLNPKLCFDRILPLQNMTSNPRPEFNQTEVSDSNGDQASCFQEQLHLKVHKNDLRVILTWNAYCAGDARKLLGYSVYYIAAEKNVTFYGQRDACSDTWNVIDKTTDEVRSTNLTREITSNSELLIKAPCPVQPSFTMLPDLKPFTRYAAYVKAYTTQQDRKGAQSSIIYFKTLPGRPSPPTNLIVEHDGPHAVTIKWSPPILPNGILVLYHVEIQANSYNKPKILGSKSNYCTNPNALANKIKAVHELSPEVRKEKQTGDVTKNSTCACEKEDVRTNVRFTSRAEEERRESIKFENDLQNEVYIKTPKKQRTLKSRRRRSVDSTIQSMLVILSDNNSPRLGLNYSNSTDGDGYVKSLFYELNTKTMSLKVDQMRHCTWYTVNVWACRQKDPNEEQLYYKETWCSDRAYYTFRTLELAGADMVTNLRAEILPSNKTVPEVNVTWDQPKNPNGFLAAYRVQYTKIEENNQGGELALLTCVTADDYESNGQGYTLRNLLAGNYSLKVTPITVNGAGVVSEIFVFIPERPSGQSHEWIWGLVGGCFIMLLMVAGGIWYARRGLLPPSEANKLFASVNPEYVTTVYVPDEWEVPRANIELVRELGQGSFGMVYEGIAKNLEKGKPETRCAVKTVNEHATDRERIEFLNEASVMKAFDTHHVVRLLGVVSRGQPTLVVMELMELGDLKTYLRSHRPDNDGSIPKKDGGSPPTLQNILQMAIEIADGMAYLSAKKFVHRDLAARNCMVAGDLTVKVGDFGMTRDIYETDYYRKGTKGLLPVRWMSPESLKDGVFSSNSDVWSYGVVLWEMVTLAMLPYQGLSNEQVVRYVVEGGVMERPEHCPDRLYELMRACWAHRPHARPSFLQLVADLAPSAQPYFRLRSFFHSPQGQETYALQQRTNNEEEQEMAEVNVGAVATGSGSILFGVSERLASWVLSSLRSRSPDDAAAEPLQPLRPAARPAAKQGPNGVLRDAGAPPC; encoded by the exons TATGCCCATCAATGGACATCAGGAACTCGCCTGAGAACTTGATCAACAGACTAAAGGGGTGCCGGGTGATCGAAGGCCAGCTCAGCATCGTGCTGATGGAGAAAGACAACCCGGACACCTTCAAGAACGTTAGCTTCCCCGAGTTGAGGGAAGTTACTGACTATATTAAAATCTATAG AGTAAGGGGCGTCCGCAACCTCGGAACCTTGTTCCCTAATCTCACGGTCGTCCGGGGGATGCGGCTGTACAAGGACTACGCCATCGTTATTTATGACAATGAGCATATAGAG TCCCTGGGCCTACGCTCGCTGATGCGGATCCAGCGCGGGGGCGTCAGGATCCAACACAACGACCGGCTCTGCTACACGGAAACCATTGACTGGAGCAAGATCGTGGCCAAGGACATGGAGAATGTCATCATTAGG TCTAATTACGACCCTCGCCTCTGCGGGCTATGCCCAGACGCGCAAGAGCGCTCCGTGGACGTAGCGATGCCCACCGTTGGGCAGTGCCCCACCGACTCCACTGGCATGCTGCTGTGTTGGGACGACAAACATTGTCAAAAAA CTTGCCCGAGCGAATGCGGGGAGAGCGGTTGTATGAGCGACAAATCGTGCTGCCATCGGACCTGCCTTGGCGGCTGCAGCGGTCCTACCTCCCGAGATTGCTTCGTCTGCAAGAACTATTCCTTTGGGTACGGGAACGAGAAAAAATGCGTTGAAGATTGCCCGTTTGGAACTTATAAG ttgAAAGCCCGCTGCGTGTCGTCGAGCGAATGCCGCGCGATGCCGCATAGCTCCACCGACTTACAGGGCCGACCTTCCGTCGTTAAGGCTTACAAAATCTACAACGACTCCTGCGTTCTGATTTGTCCCAGTGGCTATATGGAG GAAGGAGACGAGAAAAACGCTAGTTGTGTACCTTGCCCTGGAGCGTGGTGCCGCAACAACTGTAGCGGCGCCAAGATAGACTCCATCGCGGCCGTCGAGCAGTTCCGAGGGTGCACGCACGTGCGAGGGAAGCTTGAGATCGCGCTTAGGAGCAGCGGCG GTAACACAATGTCGATACTGGAGCAATCCCTGGGCGAGATCCGCGAAGTGGAAGGGTGTTTACAAGTGACGCGCTCCTACATGCTAGTCTCTCTAATGTTCTTCAAGAATCTGCGGACCATCACCGGTGCACCTTTACCTGAATGCAA AGGCCAAGTGTTGAACATATTCAACAACCCGAATCTCGAATTGCTGTGGAACTTCGAAACTCACGGTCCTCTCAACATCACCGGTGGTTCCCTCTACATCCACTTGAATCCCAAGCTGTGCTTCGACAGGATCCTGCCTTTACAGAATATGACCAGCAACCCCAGACCGGAGTTCAACCAAACAGAAGTCTCGGACAGCAACGGAGACCAGGCTTCAT GTTTCCAAGAGCAACTACACCTGAAAGTCCACAAGAATGACCTCCGTGTCATATTGACGTGGAACGCTTACTGCGCGGGCGATGCTCGGAAACTGCTCGGCTACTCTGTGTACTACATCGCAGCAGAGAAGAATGTCACGTTCTATGGGCAGAGGGACGCTTGTTCTGACAC GTGGAATGTTATAGACAAAACGACTGACGAAGTGCGCAGTACAAACTTAACACGAGAAATTACTTCGAACAGCGAGTTGCTGATAAAGGCTCCATGTCCAGTGCAGCCCTCGTTCACCATGTTGCCGGATTTGAAACCGTTCACACGATACGCGGCATATGTCAAAGCGTATACTACGCAGCAGGACAGAAAGGGCGCGCAGAGCTCCATCATATACTTCAAGACGCTGCCAGGCC GTCCATCCCCGCCAACCAACTTGATTGTGGAACACGACGGCCCCCATGCCGTGACCATCAAGTGGTCACCACCGATTCTGCCCAACGGCATCCTCGTGCTTTACCACGTGGAGATCCAGGCCAACAGCTACAACAAGCCCAAGATCCTTGGCTCCAAGAGCAATTACTGCACCAATC CTAACGCGCTTGCGAACAAGATAAAGGCCGTCCACGAGTTGTCTCCGGAGGTTCGGAAGGAGAAGCAGACCGGTGACGTCACCAAGAACAGCACGTGCGCCTGCGAGAAGGAGGACGTGAGGACCAACGTCAGGTTCACCTCCCGCGCCGAGGAGGAACGCCGCGAGAGCATCAAGTTCGAGAACGACCTGCAGAATGAG gtttatataaaaacaccaAAGAAACAAAGAACATTAAAAAGCAGACGAAGACGCTCTGTAGACTCAACAATTCAAAGCATGCTGGTCATCCTTAGTGATAACAACAGCCCCAGGCTCGGGCTCAATTACTCCAACAGCACGGACGGCGATG GTTATGTTAAATCTCTGTTCTACGAGTTGAACACAAAGACTATGTCTTTGAAAGTGGATCAGATGCGGCACTGCACTTGGTACACTGTGAACGTGTGGGCGTGCCGCCAGAAGGATCCTAACGAAGAACAGTTGTATTACAAGGAGACTTGGTGCTCGGACCGGGCGTACTACACCTTCCGCACTCTGgaattag CGGGTGCGGACATGGTAACAAACCTGCGCGCGGAAATCCTGCCTTCCAACAAGACGGTGCCGGAGGTCAATGTGACTTGGGACCAGCCGAAGAACCCTAATGGTTTCCTGGCCGCCTATAGAGTTCAATATACGAAGATCGAGGAAAACAATCag GGCGGCGAGTTGGCTTTGCTCACTTGTGTGACGGCGGACGACTACGAAAGCAACGGACAAGGCTACACGCTGAGAAACCTGCTGGCGGGGAACTACAGCCTCAAGGTCACGCCCATCACCGTCAACGGCGCCGGCGTCGTCTCTGAGATCTTCGTCTTCATACCG gAAAGACCATCCGGCCAAAGTCACGAGTGGATATGGGGTTTAGTCGGCGGCTGCTTCATAATGCTGCTGATGGTCGCGGGCGGCATCTGGTACGCGCGGCGCGGGCTGCTGCCGCCCAGCGAGGCCAACAAGCTGTTCGCGTCCGTCAACCCCGAGTACGTCACCACCGTGTACGTGCCCGACGAGTGGGAGGTGCCGCGCGCCAACATCGAGCTCGTGCGCGAGCTAGGACAGGGATCTTTTGGCATG gTGTATGAAGGCATAGCAAAGAATCTTGAAAAAGGGAAACCAGAAACTCGATGCGCTGTGAAAACTGTCAATGAGCATGCCACTGACAG ggAGCGCATCGAGTTCTTGAACGAGGCGTCGGTCATGAAGGCGTTTGACACTCACCACGTGGTGCGATTACTGGGCGTGGTGTCTCGTGGTCAGCCCACGCTCGTGGTCATGGAGCTGATGGAATTGGGAGACCTCAAGACTTATTTAAGAAGTCATCGTCCAGACAATGATGGCTCCATCCCTAAGAAAGATGGGGGGAGTCCGCCAACGCTGCAGAATATATTGCAG ATGGCAATCGAGATAGCCGACGGCATGGCCTACCTGTCGGCGAAGAAGTTCGTGCACCGCGACCTGGCGGCGCGGAACTGCATGGTGGCCGGGGACCTCACCGTCAAAGTGGGCGACTTCGGCATGACCAGAGACATTTATGAGACTGATTACTATAGGAAGGGCACCAAAGGCCTGCTGCCCGTTAGGTGGATGAGCCCCGAGAGCTTAAAAGACGGG gtATTTTCCAGTAATAGCGATGTTTGGAGTTATGGAGTAGTTTTATGGGAAATGGTGACGCTAGCAATGTTACCATATCAA GGCCTGTCGAACGAGCAGGTAGTGCGGTACGTGGTGGAGGGGGGCGTGATGGAGCGGCCCGAGCACTGCCCCGACCGCCTGTACGAGCTGATGCGCGCCTGCTGGGCACACCGCCCCCACGCGCGGCCCAGCTTCCTGCAGCTGGTGGCGGACCTGGCGCCGTCCGCGCAGCCCTACTTCAGGCTGCGGTCCTTCTTCCACTCGCCGCAGGGCCAGGAGACGTACGCGCTGCAGCAGCGGACCAACAATG AAGAAGAGCAAGAAATGGCGGAGGTGAACGTCGGCGCAGTAGCGACCGGCTCGGGCTCGATCCTGTTCGGCGTGTCGGAGCGCCTGGCGTCGTGGGTGCTGTCGTCGCTGCGCTCGCGCTCGCCGGACGACGCGGCCGCCGAGCCGCTGCAGCCGCTGCGGCCGGCCGCGCGCCCCGCCGCCAAGCAGGGGCCCAACGGCGTGCTGCGCGACGCGGGCGCGCCGCCCTGCTAG